In Brevundimonas subvibrioides, a genomic segment contains:
- a CDS encoding SgcJ/EcaC family oxidoreductase produces MTALAQPSTDGHADIHAWLDQHAAAWNANDVPGMYTRAAPDLHWVNVVGMHWRGLPAVIHAHEVFFAIMFRDVPLTLLGVDSVVQIAPDVRICVARWVLGDYTTPSGDRIVAETNRMTLVFTGRDDGLSLRHVANIRIDADAARHDPAPG; encoded by the coding sequence ATGACCGCCCTCGCCCAGCCCTCCACCGACGGCCACGCCGATATCCACGCCTGGCTGGATCAGCACGCCGCCGCCTGGAACGCCAACGACGTTCCCGGCATGTACACCCGCGCCGCGCCCGACCTGCACTGGGTCAATGTGGTCGGCATGCACTGGCGGGGCCTGCCCGCCGTGATCCATGCGCATGAGGTGTTCTTTGCCATCATGTTCCGCGACGTGCCCCTGACCCTTCTGGGCGTGGACAGCGTGGTCCAGATCGCGCCGGACGTCCGGATCTGCGTCGCCCGCTGGGTGCTCGGCGACTACACCACGCCGTCGGGGGACCGGATCGTGGCGGAGACCAACCGCATGACCCTGGTCTTCACGGGGCGGGACGACGGCCTGTCGCTGCGCCACGTCGCCAACATCCGCATCGATGCCGACGCCGCCCGCCACGACCCCGCGCCGGGTTGA
- a CDS encoding BglII/BstYI family type II restriction endonuclease, translated as MNDDETFEDEVSRDEVALSPNEAADPQEIVARMIPPDLLAKYEVHSYRSAATILALSHEGLFEELCDALRDFAITETMIRTAGGNESEIPKLLSASLRPKEWRETIIRGDLKVEKIAKRYVTTSKRGKPLAKPRYEKMEPEIITRAKYLDGHKVDYVKGKVAFDLEWNSKDQTFDRDLYAFSAFAQTGVVDVGVLVTRGVEMTEFIKGLGPALTKSGKIEMKDGTPRTTAAKYGASTTWMGKLLYRLNAGRNGACPVLVFGITPRCVVER; from the coding sequence ATGAACGATGACGAGACATTCGAGGACGAAGTATCGCGAGACGAGGTCGCGCTTTCTCCCAACGAGGCCGCTGACCCTCAGGAGATCGTCGCGCGGATGATACCCCCGGACCTACTCGCGAAGTATGAAGTTCACAGCTATCGCAGCGCGGCGACGATCCTGGCTCTGAGCCACGAAGGTCTGTTCGAGGAACTGTGTGACGCCCTGAGAGACTTCGCGATTACGGAGACGATGATCCGGACCGCAGGCGGCAACGAGTCCGAAATCCCCAAGCTTCTGTCCGCCAGTCTTCGCCCCAAGGAATGGCGCGAAACCATCATTCGAGGCGACCTGAAGGTCGAGAAGATCGCCAAGCGTTACGTGACGACAAGCAAACGCGGGAAGCCGCTTGCGAAGCCCAGATACGAGAAGATGGAGCCGGAGATTATCACGAGGGCAAAATACCTCGACGGGCATAAGGTCGACTACGTGAAGGGCAAGGTTGCCTTCGACCTCGAATGGAACAGCAAGGATCAGACCTTTGACCGGGACCTATACGCCTTCTCGGCGTTCGCCCAGACCGGGGTCGTGGATGTGGGCGTTCTGGTGACTAGAGGCGTCGAGATGACCGAGTTCATCAAGGGGCTCGGCCCCGCGCTGACGAAAAGCGGCAAGATAGAAATGAAAGACGGGACGCCGCGTACAACGGCAGCCAAATACGGGGCCAGCACCACATGGATGGGGAAGTTGCTTTATCGCCTAAATGCCGGCCGCAACGGTGCCTGTCCCGTCCTCGTATTCGGGATCACGCCCCGCTGCGTCGTGGAACGCTAA
- a CDS encoding type ISP restriction/modification enzyme yields MSQQLINAYLKELATLRRIGGTTEGVTSEAFKDLLKAWARPLGFTFIPQHAFTTTAKVNNRVDGAIMLERFPIGYWEAKDEDDDLDVEIEKKFRRGYPKTNIIFEDTHRAVLWQHGKFVMDCAVTDGPELGKLLDIFFGYEREETTNFKRAVAQFKVDLPPVLDILREQIDAAQANVPAFQTAAAAFLKQAKETINPSVTADDVREMLIQHILTENIFAKVFGDDEFHRKNNVAQALYALEDTFFSGDVRRRTLSKLSTYYAAIESAAALIKSHSEKQGFLKAIYEGFYKVYNAKAADRLGVVYTPNEIVRFMVESADWLCEKHFKKNLIDRDVEILDPATGTGTFIVELLEHFSGQPEKLKHKYAEELHANEVAILPYYVANLNIEATYNAITGGYAEFPGLCFVDTLDNVAALGIYSGHQYDLLGGMSDENADRVKRQNSRKISVVIGNPPYNAWQENYNQNNANRPYARVDQRIGATYIKEGTAQNKNSVYDMYTRFIRWASDRVKDEGVIAFIIGRKPFAKAAYDGFRKVIAREFAEIWVVDLGGDVRDNPKLSGTKHNVFGIQTGVAMVFLVKKKGKSGGAVIRYARRPEMETAEDKLAAISAIGGLGNLAVETIQPDRKNDWLNLSDNDWDKLLPLVDPNISATRMTNQHNAIFRLSSNGLKTQRDEWVYDADKSNVESKAKQMVEVYEATRREPTFTGRATIKWDRELARYLGSGVTKEFSDAAVIKAAYRPFVKRWLYFDQHFNGMTYQQPSMFGRGPNTALTFLGIASQNHLSTLAVQQVFDLCLLKQGNGGTQSVSRFRYNKEGDRLDNITEWALKQFTERYGKAAAISKDDIFAYVYAVLHDPVYRETYALNLKREFPRIPLYPDFKKWRDWGQALLDLHIGYETKAPAPLTRTDTPDPKRAPDTTPVVKLKSDPDAGIVVLDADTQLSGIPTEAWRYRLGNRSAIDWVLDQHKEKKPKDPTIAAKFNTYRFADYKETVVDLLARVVTVSVETVAITDAMAGLPPGARELPLPAGEGLST; encoded by the coding sequence ATGAGCCAGCAACTGATCAACGCCTATCTGAAGGAACTCGCCACCCTTCGCCGCATCGGCGGCACGACCGAGGGCGTGACCTCCGAGGCGTTCAAGGACCTGCTGAAGGCCTGGGCCCGCCCGCTGGGCTTCACCTTCATCCCCCAGCACGCCTTCACCACGACGGCCAAGGTCAACAATCGCGTCGACGGCGCGATCATGCTGGAGCGGTTTCCCATCGGATATTGGGAGGCCAAGGACGAGGACGACGACCTCGACGTCGAGATCGAGAAGAAGTTCCGGCGCGGCTATCCCAAGACCAACATCATCTTCGAGGACACCCACCGCGCGGTCCTGTGGCAGCACGGCAAGTTCGTCATGGACTGCGCCGTCACCGACGGCCCGGAACTGGGCAAGCTGCTCGATATCTTCTTCGGCTACGAGCGCGAGGAGACGACCAATTTCAAAAGGGCCGTGGCCCAGTTCAAGGTCGACCTGCCCCCCGTCCTCGACATCCTGCGCGAACAGATCGACGCGGCCCAGGCGAACGTCCCGGCGTTCCAGACCGCCGCCGCCGCCTTCCTGAAACAGGCCAAGGAGACGATCAATCCCTCGGTGACCGCCGACGACGTTCGGGAAATGCTGATCCAGCACATCCTGACCGAAAACATCTTCGCCAAGGTGTTCGGCGACGACGAGTTCCACCGCAAGAACAACGTCGCCCAGGCCCTGTATGCGCTGGAGGACACCTTCTTCTCCGGCGACGTGCGCCGCCGCACCCTGTCCAAACTCTCGACCTACTACGCCGCCATCGAATCCGCCGCCGCCCTGATCAAATCCCACAGCGAAAAGCAGGGGTTCCTCAAGGCGATCTATGAGGGGTTCTACAAGGTCTATAACGCCAAGGCCGCCGACCGGCTGGGGGTCGTCTATACCCCGAACGAGATCGTCCGCTTCATGGTCGAGTCCGCCGACTGGCTGTGCGAGAAGCATTTCAAGAAGAACCTGATCGACCGCGACGTCGAAATCCTCGACCCCGCCACGGGCACCGGCACCTTCATCGTCGAACTGCTGGAACATTTCAGCGGCCAGCCCGAAAAGCTGAAGCACAAATACGCCGAGGAGCTGCACGCCAATGAGGTGGCGATCCTGCCCTATTACGTCGCAAACCTGAACATCGAGGCGACCTACAACGCCATCACCGGCGGCTATGCCGAGTTCCCCGGCCTGTGCTTCGTGGACACGCTGGATAATGTCGCCGCGCTCGGCATCTATTCCGGCCACCAGTACGATCTGCTGGGCGGCATGTCGGACGAGAACGCCGACCGGGTGAAGCGCCAGAACAGCCGCAAGATCAGCGTCGTGATCGGCAATCCGCCCTACAATGCCTGGCAGGAAAACTACAATCAGAACAACGCCAACCGGCCCTATGCGCGCGTCGATCAGCGGATCGGCGCGACTTACATCAAGGAAGGCACGGCCCAGAACAAGAACAGCGTCTATGACATGTACACCCGCTTCATCCGCTGGGCCTCGGACCGGGTGAAGGACGAAGGCGTCATCGCCTTCATCATCGGGCGAAAGCCCTTCGCCAAGGCCGCCTATGACGGATTCCGAAAGGTCATCGCGCGCGAGTTCGCGGAAATCTGGGTCGTCGATCTGGGTGGTGACGTGCGTGACAACCCGAAACTGTCGGGCACCAAGCACAACGTCTTCGGCATCCAGACCGGCGTGGCGATGGTGTTTCTGGTCAAGAAGAAGGGCAAGTCCGGCGGGGCGGTGATCCGCTATGCGCGACGACCGGAAATGGAGACGGCGGAGGACAAGCTGGCGGCGATCTCCGCGATCGGCGGACTGGGCAATCTAGCCGTCGAGACGATCCAGCCGGACAGGAAGAACGACTGGTTGAACCTGAGCGATAATGACTGGGATAAGCTGCTGCCCCTAGTCGATCCAAACATTTCGGCTACGCGGATGACCAATCAGCACAATGCCATTTTCCGACTGAGCTCAAACGGCCTTAAAACTCAGCGCGACGAGTGGGTATATGATGCTGACAAATCGAACGTGGAATCAAAAGCTAAGCAGATGGTCGAGGTCTATGAGGCCACTCGCCGCGAGCCGACTTTTACAGGCAGGGCTACGATCAAGTGGGACCGCGAGTTGGCACGCTACCTCGGCAGCGGCGTAACAAAGGAATTCAGCGACGCTGCCGTCATAAAGGCAGCCTACCGACCGTTTGTTAAGCGCTGGCTTTACTTCGACCAACACTTCAACGGCATGACCTATCAGCAGCCATCGATGTTCGGTCGCGGGCCAAATACGGCGCTCACGTTTTTGGGTATCGCGTCCCAGAATCACTTGTCGACTCTAGCGGTGCAACAGGTTTTCGACCTCTGCCTCCTGAAGCAGGGCAATGGTGGCACCCAGAGCGTTTCCCGCTTCCGCTACAACAAGGAAGGCGACCGTCTCGACAACATCACCGAATGGGCGCTGAAACAGTTCACCGAACGCTACGGCAAGGCCGCCGCGATATCGAAGGACGACATCTTCGCCTATGTCTATGCCGTGCTGCACGACCCGGTGTACCGCGAGACCTATGCCCTGAATCTGAAGCGCGAGTTCCCGCGCATCCCGCTGTATCCCGACTTCAAGAAATGGCGTGACTGGGGTCAGGCCCTGCTGGACCTGCACATCGGCTATGAGACCAAAGCCCCCGCGCCCCTCACCCGCACCGACACCCCTGACCCGAAACGCGCGCCGGACACGACCCCGGTGGTCAAGCTGAAGTCCGATCCCGACGCCGGTATCGTCGTGCTGGACGCCGACACCCAGCTGTCGGGCATTCCGACCGAGGCCTGGCGCTATCGCCTCGGCAACCGTTCGGCCATCGACTGGGTGCTGGACCAGCACAAGGAAAAGAAGCCGAAAGACCCGACCATCGCCGCGAAGTTCAACACCTACCGCTTCGCCGACTACAAGGAGACGGTCGTGGACCTGCTTGCCCGTGTGGTGACGGTCAGCGTCGAGACAGTGGCGATCACCGACGCCATGGCGGGATTGCCGCCGGGGGCGCGGGAACTCCCTCTCCCGGCGGGAGAGGGCTTGAGCACCTGA
- a CDS encoding GIY-YIG nuclease family protein, translating to MSIRRPFIATYIMANGRNGATNVGMTSNLHARVWKHKNGTYDGYSMDKGCTSLVWYEQHQWVVEAIRREKRIKGWKRDWKLKLIEDANPDWLDLAADWYPVNDPAWVPPSEAD from the coding sequence ATGTCCATCCGCCGTCCCTTCATCGCCACCTACATCATGGCGAACGGGCGCAATGGGGCGACCAATGTCGGGATGACGTCCAACCTCCACGCGCGGGTGTGGAAGCACAAGAACGGGACCTATGACGGCTATTCGATGGACAAGGGCTGCACGTCGCTGGTCTGGTACGAACAGCACCAATGGGTGGTCGAGGCGATCCGGCGCGAGAAGCGGATCAAGGGCTGGAAACGCGACTGGAAGCTGAAGCTGATCGAGGATGCGAACCCCGACTGGCTGGACCTGGCGGCGGACTGGTATCCGGTGAACGATCCGGCCTGGGTGCCGCCGTCCGAGGCGGACTGA
- a CDS encoding endonuclease domain-containing protein produces MRKISQARALRQSSGLAEDRMWARLRGGRVDGHKFRRQHPIGRFIADFACEPLRLVIELDGGVHGLEAVAERDRARQTQIEAIGWTVIRFDNAVALGEPRRIDEAVREHARALRL; encoded by the coding sequence ATGAGAAAGATCTCGCAGGCGCGGGCGCTGCGACAATCCTCCGGCCTCGCCGAGGACAGGATGTGGGCCAGGCTGCGCGGGGGCCGGGTCGATGGACACAAATTCCGGCGGCAGCACCCGATCGGCCGTTTCATCGCCGACTTCGCCTGCGAGCCACTGAGGCTGGTAATCGAGTTGGATGGCGGCGTGCACGGGCTGGAGGCGGTGGCGGAACGGGACCGGGCGCGTCAGACGCAGATCGAGGCCATCGGCTGGACCGTGATCCGGTTCGACAATGCCGTAGCGCTGGGCGAGCCGCGCCGGATCGACGAGGCGGTGCGGGAGCATGCGAGGGCGTTAAGGCTGTGA
- a CDS encoding ribbon-helix-helix domain-containing protein, with translation MAVLNVTLPPALDRFVRDQVAAGEYPDTDTLIHEAILRMMPRAEADAFRVERFNGLVQVGLDEIERGEVIEVTDIRAFLDEIEAEVEAGFADRAA, from the coding sequence ATGGCCGTGCTCAATGTCACCCTGCCGCCCGCGCTCGACCGGTTCGTCCGGGATCAGGTCGCTGCCGGGGAATATCCCGACACCGACACCCTGATCCATGAAGCCATCCTGCGGATGATGCCCCGCGCCGAGGCCGACGCCTTCCGCGTGGAACGCTTCAATGGCCTGGTTCAGGTGGGGCTCGACGAGATCGAGCGCGGCGAAGTCATCGAGGTCACCGACATCCGGGCCTTCCTCGACGAGATCGAGGCCGAGGTCGAAGCCGGGTTCGCCGACCGCGCGGCGTGA
- a CDS encoding MT-A70 family methyltransferase, which yields MAYDAEQPDAGRDLLTFAKGKKFRTILADPPWQFQNRTGKVAPEHKRLNRYPTMDLQGICDLPVAEVAQDTAHLYMWVPNALLPEGLEVMKAWGFNYKSNLIWHKIRKDGGSDGRGVGFYFRNVTEIILFGTRGKNARTEAPGRRQVNMIETRKREHSRKPDEQYELIEACSPGPYLELFARGERPKWAVWGNQADETYAPTWKTYSYNSSVAAE from the coding sequence ATGGCCTACGATGCAGAGCAGCCCGATGCAGGCCGTGATCTCCTTACCTTCGCGAAGGGGAAGAAGTTCCGCACGATCCTGGCCGATCCACCTTGGCAATTTCAGAACCGCACGGGGAAAGTCGCGCCGGAGCACAAGCGGCTGAACCGCTATCCGACCATGGACCTGCAAGGCATCTGCGACCTGCCGGTTGCCGAGGTCGCTCAGGACACGGCGCATCTCTACATGTGGGTGCCCAACGCCCTGCTGCCCGAGGGGCTGGAGGTCATGAAGGCCTGGGGCTTCAACTACAAATCCAACCTGATCTGGCACAAGATCCGTAAGGACGGCGGTTCGGACGGTCGGGGCGTCGGCTTTTATTTCCGCAATGTGACCGAGATCATCCTGTTCGGAACGCGCGGCAAGAATGCGCGCACCGAGGCTCCGGGGCGGCGGCAGGTCAATATGATCGAGACGCGCAAGCGGGAACACAGCCGCAAGCCCGACGAGCAGTACGAACTGATCGAGGCGTGCAGTCCAGGGCCGTATCTGGAACTGTTTGCGCGCGGCGAGCGGCCGAAATGGGCCGTCTGGGGCAATCAGGCGGATGAGACCTATGCGCCGACGTGGAAGACGTATTCGTACAACTCTTCGGTAGCCGCCGAGTAA
- a CDS encoding DNA-binding protein: protein MPLKTLPFDPADYLDTEEAIAAYLADARLDGAVALSRAVEVVARARVRMTKARIGIRSRSVPTEAVMAKNTGNDFRRGAVTGRTQFQQPNGDWQKRDERTGQFMERKSSEGPFKGVAREPDGRDGKD from the coding sequence ATGCCCCTCAAAACCCTGCCTTTCGATCCGGCGGACTACCTCGACACCGAGGAAGCCATTGCCGCCTATCTCGCCGATGCCAGGCTGGACGGCGCGGTCGCCCTGTCGCGCGCCGTCGAGGTCGTGGCTCGCGCACGGGTGCGGATGACAAAGGCGAGAATCGGTATACGTTCCCGATCTGTTCCCACGGAGGCTGTGATGGCCAAGAACACGGGTAACGACTTTCGCCGCGGGGCCGTCACCGGCCGCACCCAGTTTCAGCAACCCAACGGCGACTGGCAGAAGCGCGACGAGCGCACGGGCCAGTTCATGGAGCGCAAGTCCAGCGAAGGCCCCTTCAAGGGCGTCGCCAGGGAACCCGACGGCCGCGACGGCAAGGACTGA
- a CDS encoding PadR family transcriptional regulator produces MRLELRRGSLVLAVLACLRTERYGYTLRQALAADGLEMEESTLYPLLRRLESQGLLNSEWREEEKRKKRFYVLSPLGVQLLARLGDEWRAINASLDRIL; encoded by the coding sequence ATGCGGCTGGAGCTGCGGCGCGGGTCGCTGGTGCTGGCGGTGCTGGCCTGCCTGCGGACCGAGCGGTACGGCTATACGCTGCGTCAGGCCCTGGCCGCCGACGGGCTGGAGATGGAGGAATCGACCCTCTATCCGCTGCTGCGCCGGCTGGAGAGCCAGGGCCTGCTGAACAGCGAATGGCGCGAGGAAGAGAAGCGGAAAAAGCGCTTCTATGTGCTGTCGCCCCTGGGCGTGCAGCTGCTGGCCCGTCTGGGCGACGAGTGGCGGGCGATCAACGCCTCGCTCGACAGGATTCTCTGA
- a CDS encoding helix-turn-helix domain-containing protein, whose protein sequence is MLVYRRQPAAARLRGVVRGYQERTGRLSGPGVVLPLTARPNAFIEIYAATPYWADVGSGFAAVPDAVIVGPQTRRHTDLLMRGEICSFNIQFQAGGLNRLLGLPMDEMADAAHAADNVGGAALVDLRAAVQSAAGFEGRVAAAEAWLSRRMQAARPRDAVDQAADVLRRMRGAVRIDALADRAGLGERQFHRRFTAQVGVAPKLYARIVRFDAMLADRGRDPSRPWTALAQDHGYFDQSHLQRDFHAFAGTAPGGFASPLPVVRA, encoded by the coding sequence ATGCTCGTCTATCGTCGCCAGCCCGCCGCCGCCCGCCTTCGGGGTGTCGTGCGCGGCTATCAGGAGCGGACCGGTCGCCTGTCCGGGCCGGGGGTGGTGCTGCCGCTGACCGCGCGGCCGAATGCCTTCATCGAGATCTATGCCGCCACCCCCTACTGGGCCGATGTGGGGTCGGGGTTCGCGGCGGTGCCGGACGCCGTGATCGTGGGGCCCCAGACCCGGCGGCATACGGACCTTTTGATGCGCGGCGAGATCTGCAGCTTCAACATCCAGTTCCAGGCGGGGGGCCTCAACCGGCTTCTGGGACTGCCGATGGACGAGATGGCGGATGCCGCCCATGCGGCGGACAACGTCGGCGGGGCGGCCCTGGTCGACCTGCGCGCCGCGGTGCAGTCGGCGGCGGGCTTCGAGGGGCGGGTCGCCGCGGCCGAGGCCTGGCTGTCGCGGCGGATGCAGGCCGCACGCCCGCGCGACGCGGTCGACCAGGCGGCGGATGTCCTGCGCCGGATGCGGGGGGCGGTGCGGATCGACGCCCTGGCCGACCGCGCGGGCCTGGGCGAACGCCAGTTCCACCGGCGGTTCACCGCCCAGGTCGGAGTCGCGCCGAAACTCTATGCCCGCATCGTCCGCTTCGACGCCATGCTGGCGGACCGGGGCCGGGACCCGTCGCGCCCCTGGACCGCCCTGGCCCAGGACCACGGCTATTTCGACCAGTCCCATCTCCAGCGCGACTTCCACGCCTTCGCCGGAACCGCGCCCGGCGGGTTCGCCTCGCCGCTTCCGGTCGTCCGGGCATGA
- the uvrB gene encoding excinuclease ABC subunit UvrB has protein sequence MFAPVTGPRLTPEEPPVNAGEWTPHRPDRPAKSLTGRQKHRFRLETTYTPAGDQPAAIAELVSQAAQGDRDQVLLGVTGSGKTFTMAKVIEATQRPALILAPNKTLAAQLYSEFKAFFPDNAVEYFVSYYDYYQPEAYVPRTDTYIEKDSSINEQIDRMRHSATRSILERDDVIVVASVSCIYGIGSVETYTAMTFDLKVGDQIDESKLRADLIALQYKRNDVAFDRGMFRKRGDTVEIFPVHLDDRAWRVSLFGDEIEAIAEFDPLTGRKTADLKEVTVYAASHYVTPRPTLNQALGGIKAELKETLDWMIENGKLLEAQRLEQRVRFDLEMMEATGSCAGIENYSRWLTGRAPGEPPPTFFEYIPDNALLFVDESHVTIGQINGMFRGDYRRKSTLAEYGFRLPSCIDNRPLKFDEWEAMRPQTVHVSATPGPWEMEQTGGVFVEQVIRPTGLIDPPVEIRPVSGATRNQVDDVIDEVKAVARAGYRSLVTVLTKKMAEDLTEYMHEQGVRVRYMHSDVDTMERIEIIRDLRLGTFDVLIGINLLREGLDIPECGLVAILDADKEGFLRSETSLIQTIGRAARNVDGRVILYADRVTGSMERAMAETNRRRERQTAYNLEHGITPESVKRDIKEILDSPYEKDRVLIPTTGVKEDTRPFIGNNFQATLKDLEGKMREAASNLEFEEAGRLRDEIKKLKLLDLEFANEIMTGAGEAVDKTAPKKWRAEAAAEKAEAFRKGRL, from the coding sequence ATGTTCGCCCCCGTCACCGGACCGCGCCTGACGCCGGAGGAGCCGCCGGTCAATGCGGGCGAGTGGACCCCGCACCGCCCCGACCGCCCCGCCAAATCCCTGACCGGCCGCCAGAAGCACCGCTTCCGGCTGGAGACCACCTACACCCCCGCCGGCGACCAGCCCGCCGCCATCGCCGAACTGGTGTCCCAGGCGGCCCAGGGCGACCGCGACCAGGTCCTGCTGGGCGTCACTGGCTCGGGCAAGACCTTCACCATGGCCAAGGTCATCGAGGCGACCCAGCGCCCGGCCCTGATCCTCGCGCCGAACAAGACCCTGGCGGCCCAGCTATACAGCGAGTTCAAGGCCTTCTTCCCCGACAATGCGGTCGAATACTTCGTCAGCTACTACGACTACTACCAGCCGGAAGCATATGTACCTAGAACTGATACATATATCGAGAAGGACTCAAGCATAAACGAGCAGATCGACCGGATGCGGCACTCGGCGACGCGGTCGATTCTGGAGCGGGACGACGTCATCGTCGTGGCCTCGGTCTCCTGCATCTACGGCATCGGGTCGGTGGAGACCTATACGGCCATGACCTTCGACCTGAAGGTCGGCGACCAGATCGACGAGTCGAAGCTGCGGGCCGACCTGATCGCGCTTCAGTACAAGAGGAACGACGTCGCCTTCGACCGCGGCATGTTCAGGAAACGCGGCGACACCGTCGAGATCTTCCCCGTCCACCTCGACGACCGGGCCTGGCGCGTCAGCCTGTTCGGCGACGAGATCGAGGCGATCGCCGAGTTCGACCCCCTGACCGGCCGGAAGACCGCCGATCTGAAGGAGGTCACCGTCTATGCCGCCAGCCACTACGTCACCCCCCGGCCGACGCTCAACCAGGCGCTCGGCGGCATCAAGGCCGAGCTGAAGGAGACGCTCGACTGGATGATCGAGAACGGCAAGCTGCTGGAGGCCCAGCGGCTGGAACAGCGCGTGCGCTTCGATCTGGAGATGATGGAGGCCACCGGCTCCTGCGCCGGGATCGAGAACTATTCCCGCTGGCTGACCGGCCGCGCGCCGGGCGAGCCCCCGCCCACCTTCTTCGAATACATCCCCGACAACGCCCTGCTGTTCGTGGACGAGAGCCACGTCACCATCGGCCAGATCAACGGCATGTTCCGGGGCGACTACCGCCGCAAATCCACATTGGCCGAATACGGCTTCCGCCTGCCCTCCTGCATCGACAACCGCCCGCTGAAGTTCGACGAATGGGAGGCGATGCGGCCCCAGACGGTCCACGTCTCGGCCACCCCCGGCCCGTGGGAGATGGAACAGACCGGCGGCGTCTTCGTCGAACAGGTCATCCGCCCCACCGGCCTGATCGACCCCCCGGTCGAGATCCGCCCCGTCAGCGGCGCCACCCGCAACCAGGTCGACGACGTCATCGACGAGGTCAAGGCCGTGGCCCGCGCCGGCTACCGCTCCCTGGTCACCGTCCTGACCAAGAAGATGGCCGAGGACCTGACCGAATATATGCACGAACAGGGCGTGCGCGTCCGCTACATGCACTCTGACGTCGACACCATGGAGCGGATCGAGATCATCCGTGACCTGCGCCTGGGCACCTTCGACGTCCTGATCGGCATCAACCTTTTGCGCGAGGGGCTCGACATCCCCGAATGCGGCCTGGTTGCCATCCTCGATGCGGACAAGGAGGGCTTCCTGCGCTCGGAGACCTCCCTGATCCAGACCATCGGCCGCGCGGCCCGCAATGTCGACGGCCGCGTCATCCTCTATGCCGACCGCGTCACCGGCTCGATGGAGCGCGCCATGGCCGAGACGAATCGCCGGCGAGAGCGCCAGACCGCCTACAATCTGGAACACGGCATCACGCCCGAGAGCGTCAAGCGCGACATCAAGGAGATCCTCGACAGCCCTTATGAGAAGGACCGCGTCCTGATCCCGACCACGGGCGTGAAGGAAGACACCCGCCCCTTCATCGGCAACAATTTCCAGGCCACGCTGAAGGACCTCGAAGGCAAGATGCGCGAGGCCGCCTCCAACCTCGAGTTCGAGGAGGCCGGCCGCCTGCGCGACGAGATCAAGAAACTGAAGCTGCTGGACCTGGAGTTCGCCAACGAGATCATGACCGGGGCGGGGGAAGCGGTCGACAAGACCGCGCCGAAGAAGTGGCGCGCGGAGGCGGCGGCGGAGAAGGCGGAGGCGTTCCGGAAGGGGCGGTTGTAG
- a CDS encoding FKBP-type peptidyl-prolyl cis-trans isomerase has product MRFGWVRPFVLVAVLAVSACNRGDAAPGADAEADLKAAEFFLTSNARAEGIRTTASGLQYKVLNSGPSGAPSPDRNDLVRVDYEGALTDGTVFDSSFARGIPYATHVDAVVPGWTEALQMMKAGDEWMLYLPPDLGYGDQGQGDIPPNSVLVFRVKLLDVAPVPGGGRGVGLATG; this is encoded by the coding sequence ATGCGCTTCGGATGGGTTAGGCCTTTCGTTCTGGTCGCGGTCCTGGCCGTGTCCGCCTGCAACAGGGGCGACGCCGCGCCGGGCGCCGATGCGGAGGCGGACCTGAAGGCCGCCGAGTTCTTCCTGACCTCCAACGCCCGCGCCGAGGGCATCCGCACCACGGCCAGCGGCCTGCAGTACAAGGTCCTGAACAGCGGCCCGTCCGGCGCCCCCAGCCCCGACCGCAACGACCTGGTCCGCGTGGACTATGAGGGGGCGCTGACGGACGGCACGGTGTTCGACTCCTCCTTCGCCCGGGGCATCCCCTATGCCACCCATGTGGACGCGGTCGTGCCCGGCTGGACCGAGGCCCTGCAGATGATGAAGGCCGGCGACGAGTGGATGCTCTACCTCCCGCCCGACCTCGGCTATGGCGACCAGGGCCAGGGCGACATCCCGCCCAATTCGGTGCTGGTGTTCCGGGTCAAGCTGCTCGACGTCGCCCCCGTCCCGGGCGGCGGACGGGGTGTCGGGCTGGCGACGGGCTGA